A window of the Capricornis sumatraensis isolate serow.1 chromosome 9, serow.2, whole genome shotgun sequence genome harbors these coding sequences:
- the LOC138085665 gene encoding small ribosomal subunit protein uS14-like — MPQFRNLCSLEPVLHNERSHHNEKPTPLSRESDVGHQQLYWGHLRNFSEGSRSCWVCSNRHGLIRKHCLSMGHQYFRQYMKDVGCVKSD, encoded by the exons atgccGCAATTCCGAAACCTGTGttccctagagcccgtgctccacaatgagagaagccaccacaatgagaagcccacacccctCAG TCGAGAAAGCGACGTGGGTCACCAGCAGCTCTACTGGGGCCATTTGAGAAATTTCAGCGAAGGTTCTCGTTCTTGCTGGGTCTGCTCAAACAGGCACGGTCTGATCCGGAAACACTGCCTCAGTATGGGCCACCAGTATTTCCGCCAGTACATGAAGGATGTTGGCTGTGTCAAATCCGACTAA